Below is a genomic region from Salinirussus salinus.
GCAAGTACGACGCCACGAGCGTCGTCGACCCGGCCGCGGCCTGCGTCACCAGCGTCGCCCTGGAGCACACGGACACGCTGGGCGACACGGTGGAGGAGATCGCCCACGACAAGGCCCACGTCGCACCCGCCCACCGCCCGCTCGTGACCGCGGCCGACGGCGCCGCCCTCGAGGCAGTCCGTGAGGTGGCCGGCGACGTGGTGACCGTGGGGTCAGACGGTGACGTCCGGGTGGCCGACGGCGGCCGCGACGGCCTGGAGTGGCGGGTGGCCATCGAGGGCGGCCCGGTGGACGGAGATGGAAACGAGGACTGGAGCGTCGACACCGCCCTCCCGCTGCTTGGCTCCCACCAGGTCGACAACGCCGGCGTGGCGGCGGCGCTGGCCCGCCAGGTCGCCGACGTCGACGCCGCTGACCTGGAGCAGGGGCTGCGCAACGCCCACTGGCCCGGGCGGTTCGAGGTGATGGGCCGGGAGCCGCTGGTGGTCCTCGACGGCGCCCACAACCCCCGGGGGTGTACCCGCGTCGCCGAGACGCTGGAGGCCTTCGAGTACGACGACCTCCACCTCGTCGCGGGGGCGCTCGCGGACAAGGACCACCGCGGGATCGCGGCAGCGTTCGACGCCGCCGACACCGTGGTCGCCTGCGAGCCCGACCGGGACCGCGCCGAGGACGAAGGGGTGCTCGCGGAGGCCTTCCGCGCCGAGACCGGCGCCGAGGTGCGGACGCGCTCGGACGTGCCGGGCGCGCTCGACATCGCGCTCGATACCGCGGAGTCGGGCGACGCCGTCCTCGTCACGGGCTCGCTGTACACGGTCGCGGAGGCCCGGACCCGCTGGGCACGGGTCGAGATCCCGAAGCGGGTCGACTCTATCGCCGCCTCGCGGGCGGCGATCAAGGGAACCCACGTCACGGACGCGGGCGCCTGGCGGATGCGCGGGAAGGGCGTCCACCGCGTGCTGAAGACCCGCGTCCGACCCCGGCAAGCCCAGTACCTCAAGGAGGAACTGCTCTCGCTGGGCGGGGAGTGTGCGGTCTCGGGGCTGAACGACCAGGACCAGGAGTCGCTCGGCGTGCTCATGATGGCGACGATGGCCCAGTTCAAACGGCTGGCCGACAAGCTGGACGGCCAGCCCTACGGGCTCGCGAGCTTCGGCGACGAGCTCCGGGAGACGCTGGGGATCGGCGTCGAGCCAGACGAGCGGGGCTACCCCTGGGAGGGCGGCACCGCCGTGATGGGCATTCTCAACGTCACCCCCGACAGCTTCCACGACGGCGGCGAGTACGAGGACGCCGGCGACGCGGTCGCGCGCGCAGAGGAGATGGTCGCGGCCGGCGCGGACATCGTCGACGTCGGCGGCGAGTCGACGCGGCCGGGCGCCGACCCGGTCCCCGCCGACGAGGAGCGCGAGCGCGTCGTCCCGGTAATCGAGGCGCTCGCCGACATGGACGTCCACGTCTCCATCGACACCCGGAAAGCCGAGGTGGCGCGGGCGGCACTCGCCGCCGGCGCGGACATCCTCAACGACGTCTCCGGGCTGGAGGACCCGGAAATGCGGCTCGTGGCCGCCGAGCACGACGTCCCCGTGGTCGTGATGCACTCCATCGACGCACCGGTAGTTCCGGGCAAGGACGTCCACTACGACGACGTGGTCGAGGACGTCGTCGACGAGCTGACCGAGCGGGTCCTGCTGGCAGAGAAGGCCGGGCTCGACCGCTCGCAGGTCATCGTCGACCCCGGCCTGGGCTTCGGGAAGTCCGGCGAGGAGAGCTTCGAGCTGCTGGGGCGGCTCGGCGAACTCCGGGGGCTGGGCTGTCCGGTTCTGGTCGGCCACTCACACAAGTCGATGTTCGCGGAGGTGGGCCGGGCGGCCGGCGAGCGCTTCGAGCCGACCGTCGCGGCGACGGCGGTGGCCGCCGAGCGCGGCGCCGACATCGTCCGCGTCCACGACGTCGCCGCGAACCGCGCGGCGGTCGACGTCGTCGAGGCCGCCGACCCCGATTCGGCGTAACCGGGCCGTTACTGGCGACGGTCGGGAGACGGCCCACTGCCGGAAGCGGTCGGTCCCCGAGCCGGACTCAGACCGCGTCCTCTTCCTCCTCCGGCCGGGCCAGCAGCTCCTCCTGGTA
It encodes:
- the folP gene encoding dihydropteroate synthase; the protein is MEFHEAANYLFDLRRFAPRPGTDATADLLAHLGNPHEGLTCVQVAGSNGKGSTARMLDSVLQEAGLSVGLYTSPHLDDVRERVRVDGRKLSEGALVEFVDAIESYVTDRATEGAAPTFFETITALALWEFDRRNVDVAVLEVGIGGKYDATSVVDPAAACVTSVALEHTDTLGDTVEEIAHDKAHVAPAHRPLVTAADGAALEAVREVAGDVVTVGSDGDVRVADGGRDGLEWRVAIEGGPVDGDGNEDWSVDTALPLLGSHQVDNAGVAAALARQVADVDAADLEQGLRNAHWPGRFEVMGREPLVVLDGAHNPRGCTRVAETLEAFEYDDLHLVAGALADKDHRGIAAAFDAADTVVACEPDRDRAEDEGVLAEAFRAETGAEVRTRSDVPGALDIALDTAESGDAVLVTGSLYTVAEARTRWARVEIPKRVDSIAASRAAIKGTHVTDAGAWRMRGKGVHRVLKTRVRPRQAQYLKEELLSLGGECAVSGLNDQDQESLGVLMMATMAQFKRLADKLDGQPYGLASFGDELRETLGIGVEPDERGYPWEGGTAVMGILNVTPDSFHDGGEYEDAGDAVARAEEMVAAGADIVDVGGESTRPGADPVPADEERERVVPVIEALADMDVHVSIDTRKAEVARAALAAGADILNDVSGLEDPEMRLVAAEHDVPVVVMHSIDAPVVPGKDVHYDDVVEDVVDELTERVLLAEKAGLDRSQVIVDPGLGFGKSGEESFELLGRLGELRGLGCPVLVGHSHKSMFAEVGRAAGERFEPTVAATAVAAERGADIVRVHDVAANRAAVDVVEAADPDSA